Within the Plasmodium coatneyi strain Hackeri chromosome 6, complete sequence genome, the region ctaaaaaaaatgccctaatataaattttgtcatacagaaaaaattgcacaaaaaaaagtgctaacaagaaattgtccaaagaaagaagaaatgccctaatataaattttgtcacacaggaaaaattgcaaaaaaaaaaaaaaataattgtccccaaaagaggaaagaaaaaaagggaagaagaaaaatagaaaagaaggaaggaaaatggacgACGACTGTGTGTATAAAATTGCGCAGATGCAAAAATCGCaggtgcaaaaaagaaatttaataaaatggacGTTTCTTACATAtgtgaatgaaggaaaaaatgaaggagggaaTCATGTTTTGTGTGCTCACCGAATAAATGTAAGGTGAAACAGAATCCTTTATAATTTGGGAATAATgtaatatatgaataattaccaataaaaaatgtaagcaaCAGTATAATGCGAATTTAAAATATAGtacaaatataatattcaGGGGAAAGAATTATATTCGTACATACGAAAtaagtaatatatatatatagaattatAATGCTAAGGATGGAAGAATGGAATATTGTGTATTTGTAGgagttaaaaatatatggtttcccttccttcttcttatatttttattatggaCGAACTTTAAAATTACGGAAGAAGCCCTATTATGAGTGAATGAATAATGTATGCAGAACTTCAGTACATGTGCCCATATGTGTTATAATTAAGTCCCATAATAGGAAAATATGTGCTATAATAGATGAAAGTTAGAATTTAATGTAGAaccataaatataaatatgggAAAGATGAAATAATCAAGAAGTACACCTCAAAAAGGGCGAAAGGGCGTACAAACCAAAGggtgtgcacacacatattagGATAAAATTTGTTATAAACCAATATATTATAACGAGATatgaaacaaaatggaaccGGTTACAGAATTCGTAAGCACGACGAGTAGGCTTATGGTGCCCAATGAACATTCCATGTAGTATATAACACATTATGttaatgtatatgcataatataatgcaaacatatatatattatttgttaCATTTGCAGATAGATTGTTTCGGATATGCGGATcctggaaatatatatacaaattttGGTACATGCgtagaaaagaataaatgtaatGACGCGTCACGACAAATAAAGACAGAAATGGAGAGCATATTAAGCAATCATGGCATTCCTGAAAACTCAAGGAATGGAATTCTGGATACGTGGTGCAGTATAcgtacaataaaaaaaggaagtgaaccAAAAGGGTTTGATTGttcttttctatattattggttaggaagTATAGTGTCGAGCACGGTACAGAATCATCAGGAGTTTATGAGTATTATGGGAGAAATATATAGGAAGGTGAAAGAGGTTAGTAATGTCCGGGATTGCGGAAATCCATGGCCTAATATAACGAAGGAGCAGTTCGAGAATTTAGACAAATTATACAAACATACGAAAAGTTGTGAATACATGAAGAGTAAAATAGAACAGcacggaaaaaatggaatctGTTTCTCCCAATATAAGGAACTCCTGGAAGGTGTTGTAAGGGtctataataaaatgaaaaagcatTGTGCATGTAATAATGAGGATGATTATTGTAAAGAATTCAAGAGGGTATTCACAGATGGGGAGATTTCAAAACTAAAGGAACTAATGCAAAAATTAAGTATGACCTCACAGATTCCGAAGGAAACAGTAAAAACGTGTATTCCTGCAGAAATTCCCAAGACATTGTCACTTCCAGAACCAGAACAGCAACGGGAACAGCAACAGGAACTGGAGAATGAAGCATCAGTTGAATCCAcgtcaaaaaaggaaaccccTACGGACAACACCCCCGCTATTGCTATCGCTTCTGCTGGACTTGCATTCGTGGGATTCCCAACTGTTCTATTCCTTGCATATAAGGtataagtacacatatatgcacatatatatatatataatacatatttttacactccccctttttttattttagtacacttccttaccttcctggataaggaacaccttctttgaaaaaaatagcaacagAAACAGCAGAaacagggggaaaagaagttcCACTGGGGGTCATCACTTtgacgacgacgacaccTCAACGTACAACACAACATACGATTCAACCGACCTTTCAACAACAGGAGACTTGacagatggagcatctaCAATATATAAGGGATCAACACG harbors:
- a CDS encoding KIR-like protein, encoding MEPVTEFIDCFGYADPGNIYTNFGTCVEKNKCNDASRQIKTEMESILSNHGIPENSRNGILDTWCSIRTIKKGSEPKGFDCSFLYYWLGSIVSSTVQNHQEFMSIMGEIYRKVKEVSNVRDCGNPWPNITKEQFENLDKLYKHTKSCEYMKSKIEQHGKNGICFSQYKELLEGVVRVYNKMKKHCACNNEDDYCKEFKRVFTDGEISKLKELMQKLSMTSQIPKETVKTCIPAEIPKTLSLPEPEQQREQQQELENEASVESTSKKETPTDNTPAIAIASAGLAFVGFPTVLFLAYKV